A single region of the Coleofasciculus sp. FACHB-T130 genome encodes:
- a CDS encoding agenet domain-containing protein, whose protein sequence is MEKSIIQLVDELPTDNITVKVLKALDYVVPSQWNNLVGFDNSIRSITGETDAKVIQKIRDRAVALYHDPQQGHQTAIKLYQTIDKADTAMAAAALANKVSEKISFLSFLGNITPKADVTQSIDLVLKIAIEIIAFCKLNGIPQPNPQEFATSLANNYKDASLTRMMALVCIDGLLPLGPDFLNKIQGAISGADAGVLAQNPVFLAVQNFLPGNNPSDKLGFLTQGFNSVQGWMQNLVFKTGVTPQSISNSLGNFIQIADDNLDFVAAFLDQTTNYYEHTGVQSVARSLILKAHTLVKEEVTEEEPKLHQDVSSTVISDTYQYAVGQTVEVWDSEEEDWYQATLQKIKDNQYFVHYIGYGSSHDEWIDEDDIRIPNSGSSDDNGYTVGQKVKGWDDEEEDWYSATIEKIQGQQYFIHYIGYDSSYDKWVDLDEIC, encoded by the coding sequence ATGGAAAAATCAATTATTCAGTTGGTTGATGAACTACCAACTGATAATATCACGGTTAAAGTTTTAAAGGCTCTTGATTATGTAGTGCCAAGTCAGTGGAATAACTTAGTAGGGTTTGATAATAGTATCCGTAGTATTACTGGAGAAACTGATGCCAAGGTAATTCAAAAAATCCGCGATCGCGCTGTTGCTTTATATCACGATCCTCAACAAGGCCATCAGACCGCAATCAAACTTTATCAAACAATTGATAAAGCAGATACAGCGATGGCAGCGGCGGCTTTAGCCAATAAAGTTAGTGAAAAAATAAGCTTTCTCTCTTTTTTGGGCAACATCACTCCCAAAGCAGACGTAACTCAAAGTATTGACCTTGTTCTAAAAATCGCTATCGAAATTATCGCCTTCTGTAAACTGAATGGCATTCCCCAACCGAATCCACAAGAATTTGCTACTTCTCTCGCTAACAACTATAAAGATGCATCCCTAACGCGGATGATGGCTTTAGTTTGTATAGATGGACTTCTGCCATTGGGTCCTGACTTTCTCAACAAGATTCAGGGAGCGATTAGTGGCGCTGATGCTGGCGTATTAGCTCAAAATCCGGTTTTTTTAGCCGTCCAGAACTTTCTACCAGGGAATAATCCCTCCGATAAACTTGGTTTTCTCACTCAGGGTTTCAACTCTGTGCAAGGCTGGATGCAAAATTTAGTATTCAAGACAGGCGTCACCCCGCAATCTATTTCTAATAGTTTGGGTAATTTTATCCAGATTGCTGATGATAACTTAGACTTTGTCGCAGCTTTTTTGGATCAAACCACCAATTACTACGAGCATACAGGGGTTCAAAGTGTGGCTCGCAGTTTAATTTTAAAGGCCCATACTTTAGTAAAAGAGGAAGTTACGGAAGAGGAGCCAAAGCTCCATCAAGATGTTTCCTCAACTGTAATATCAGATACCTATCAGTATGCAGTAGGTCAAACAGTAGAAGTCTGGGATAGTGAGGAAGAAGATTGGTATCAAGCAACGCTTCAGAAAATTAAAGATAACCAATACTTTGTTCATTACATCGGTTACGGTTCATCCCATGATGAGTGGATTGACGAAGATGACATTCGTATTCCCAATAGTGGCTCATCCGATGACAACGGATATACGGTGGGTCAAAAGGTAAAAGGTTGGGATGATGAAGAAGAAGATTGGTATTCTGCAACGATTGAGAAGATCCAAGGCCAGCAATACTTTATTCATTACATTGGTTACGATTCATCCTATGACAAGTGGGTCGATCTGGACGAGATTTGCTAA
- a CDS encoding M90 family metallopeptidase, whose translation MVEIIIIFLIVGLIITGILVNPVLVKRRRNRLQQRPFLPLWNAIVENNLPVYLFLSPAERKRLQGHIQVFLAEKQFIGCGGLAVTEEMKVIIAAVACLLLLNERETYFPKLRSILVYPSTYLVNETAYTGNYIVEERRVARLGESWTNDQLVLSWEQVKQDTYNWRDGHNVVLHEFAHQLDQEDGKAEGVPILQRDSDYDLWAKVMTEEYQQLCNDIQRGVKTVMNSYGATNPAEFFAVATETFFEKPRQLLKQHPALYDQLQRYYQLDPVQWV comes from the coding sequence ATGGTTGAAATAATTATTATTTTTCTGATCGTTGGACTGATTATCACTGGGATTTTAGTCAATCCTGTCCTAGTTAAACGGCGACGGAACCGCCTGCAACAGCGCCCTTTTTTACCTCTATGGAATGCGATTGTTGAGAATAATCTTCCTGTTTACCTTTTTCTTTCTCCCGCTGAACGAAAACGGCTTCAGGGACACATTCAAGTGTTTTTAGCAGAAAAACAATTTATTGGTTGTGGAGGATTAGCGGTAACGGAAGAAATGAAGGTGATTATTGCGGCTGTCGCCTGCTTACTCTTACTCAACGAGCGAGAAACCTACTTTCCTAAACTTCGTTCGATTCTGGTTTACCCTAGCACATATCTTGTTAATGAAACCGCTTACACCGGGAATTATATTGTTGAAGAAAGACGTGTAGCAAGATTGGGGGAATCGTGGACAAATGATCAACTGGTACTGTCTTGGGAACAGGTGAAGCAAGACACCTACAATTGGCGGGATGGACATAACGTGGTGCTTCATGAATTTGCCCATCAGTTAGATCAAGAAGATGGTAAAGCTGAGGGTGTTCCTATTTTGCAGCGAGATTCAGACTATGACCTTTGGGCAAAGGTGATGACAGAAGAATATCAACAACTCTGCAATGATATTCAACGAGGCGTAAAAACCGTAATGAATAGTTATGGCGCAACGAATCCCGCCGAATTTTTTGCTGTAGCAACAGAGACTTTTTTTGAAAAGCCCCGCCAATTGCTGAAACAGCATCCAGCACTTTATGACCAACTGCAACGCTACTATCAACTAGATCCAGTGCAATGGGTTTAA
- a CDS encoding ATP-binding protein, translating to MKTARPAKSTHQFPLRLILIVPFVLQIFAAVGLVGYLSFRNGQKAVNDLANQLIDKASQQVDEHLDTYLALPQQLNQVNADAIASGRLNLNDPKASEQYFWSQARAFETISYIGYALPNGGESGAGRWVNGVNLLVFENLPGNGVASDYIADQRGNRKSLLQSYQADPFLPPGVKDIIKAGKPAWAGIYTYAFENTVQITEAGKAIKSHSGTSDIGLNYYVAVPARYPIYDQKGKLRSLLMVDLLLTNVSEFLRNLKVSPSGQVFIMERDGLLIGSSSTQPVVHKVKDETKRHSALDSPDPLIRTVAEKLKQQFQNFTTFQNTQELEVTFNGQRQFIQVTPWRDRFGLDWLVVVTVPESDFTSQINANTRTTILLCLGALAAATILGIYTSRWITRPILKLSQASEAIATGQLDQTVETTNIKELDAVAQSFNHMASQLQDSFNELAQTNAELENRVEVRTAELSQTLVDLRRTQAQVIQTEKMSSLGQLVAGVAHEINNPVNFIHGNVTFVDEYAQNLLELVQLYQQEYPLPTPAIEAKIDEMDLEFLNEDMLKLLSSMKLGTERIREIVKSLRTFSRLDEADMKEVDIHEGIESTLLILQHRLKPKPDRPAIAVIRDYGKLPLVECYPGQLNQVLMNIVVNAIDALEETKANCTYQEKKDHPDQITISTSVIDSQWVQIAIADNGVGIPKDIQQRIFNPFFTTKPVGKGTGMGMSISYQIVTEKHGGKLECFSTPGEGTEFVIQIPIRQQLSTAI from the coding sequence ATCAAAACAGCTCGTCCTGCTAAGTCTACGCACCAGTTTCCCTTGCGTCTGATTCTTATCGTTCCCTTTGTATTACAAATATTTGCAGCGGTAGGGTTAGTTGGCTATCTGTCATTTAGAAACGGACAGAAAGCAGTCAATGACCTAGCCAATCAACTGATTGACAAAGCGAGTCAACAGGTTGATGAACACTTGGATACATATCTGGCGCTCCCACAGCAATTAAACCAAGTCAATGCAGATGCGATCGCTTCTGGACGATTGAATCTGAATGACCCTAAAGCTAGCGAACAGTATTTCTGGAGTCAAGCTAGAGCATTTGAAACAATCAGCTACATTGGCTATGCTCTACCGAATGGTGGGGAATCAGGTGCTGGGCGTTGGGTGAATGGCGTGAATCTCCTGGTTTTTGAAAATCTCCCTGGAAACGGTGTGGCATCGGATTACATCGCCGATCAACGGGGCAACCGGAAAAGCCTTTTGCAGAGTTATCAGGCCGATCCTTTTTTACCACCAGGAGTGAAAGACATCATTAAAGCAGGTAAGCCAGCCTGGGCTGGTATCTACACATACGCATTTGAGAACACGGTACAGATTACTGAAGCAGGTAAGGCAATAAAAAGCCACAGCGGCACTTCTGACATTGGTCTTAATTACTATGTTGCAGTCCCTGCTAGATACCCAATTTATGACCAGAAGGGCAAGCTACGCAGCCTTCTGATGGTAGATTTGCTACTCACGAATGTGAGTGAATTCTTGAGGAACTTGAAAGTTAGCCCTTCCGGACAAGTCTTTATCATGGAACGGGATGGCTTGCTGATTGGCAGTTCCAGCACTCAACCCGTTGTACACAAAGTCAAGGATGAGACAAAACGCCACAGTGCCCTAGACAGCCCAGATCCCTTGATTCGCACCGTAGCAGAAAAACTCAAACAACAATTCCAGAATTTCACAACCTTTCAAAATACTCAAGAACTTGAGGTGACTTTCAACGGGCAGCGTCAGTTTATTCAGGTCACGCCCTGGCGCGATCGCTTTGGCTTAGACTGGCTGGTGGTTGTGACCGTGCCGGAATCTGATTTCACTTCTCAAATTAATGCCAACACTCGCACAACTATCCTCCTGTGTCTGGGAGCATTGGCAGCGGCAACGATTTTAGGAATCTATACATCACGCTGGATTACTCGTCCGATCTTAAAGTTGAGCCAAGCATCGGAAGCGATCGCGACTGGACAGTTAGACCAAACCGTTGAAACGACCAACATCAAAGAACTAGATGCCGTGGCACAGTCCTTCAATCACATGGCTTCTCAGTTACAAGATTCCTTTAACGAACTGGCGCAGACGAACGCCGAATTGGAAAATCGAGTCGAAGTCAGGACAGCAGAACTCTCACAAACCCTGGTTGATTTACGGCGCACTCAAGCACAAGTGATCCAGACCGAAAAAATGTCCAGTTTGGGACAATTGGTGGCTGGAGTAGCCCATGAAATTAACAATCCGGTCAACTTTATTCATGGCAATGTCACTTTTGTCGATGAATATGCTCAGAATCTTCTAGAGTTAGTGCAGCTTTACCAGCAAGAATATCCCCTTCCCACACCTGCAATTGAAGCCAAAATTGATGAGATGGATTTAGAGTTTCTCAACGAAGATATGTTGAAGTTGCTCTCATCCATGAAACTAGGGACTGAACGGATTCGAGAAATTGTTAAATCGTTAAGGACGTTCTCTCGATTGGATGAAGCGGACATGAAGGAAGTAGATATCCATGAAGGAATTGAAAGTACGCTGCTAATCTTGCAACATCGCCTGAAACCCAAACCAGACCGCCCAGCGATCGCAGTGATTAGAGACTATGGAAAGTTGCCCCTTGTGGAGTGTTATCCGGGACAACTCAACCAAGTCTTAATGAATATCGTGGTAAACGCGATTGATGCACTCGAAGAAACCAAAGCCAATTGCACGTATCAGGAGAAAAAAGACCATCCCGATCAAATCACTATCTCCACTTCAGTGATTGATTCGCAATGGGTGCAAATAGCGATCGCGGATAATGGCGTTGGTATTCCCAAAGACATTCAGCAACGGATATTCAATCCCTTCTTCACAACTAAGCCGGTTGGGAAAGGAACGGGGATGGGGATGTCCATCAGCTATCAAATTGTCACAGAAAAGCATGGCGGTAAATTGGAATGCTTCTCCACTCCTGGTGAGGGAACCGAGTTTGTGATTCAGATTCCCATCCGTCAACAACTCAGCACTGCTATCTAA
- a CDS encoding AraC family transcriptional regulator, which translates to MNQDSTKKNAVLQVVPRLPMLRSQDIVSDILQVEHHHQPANRESECCLPNYLLSIHLGQPIQLERTIDGRRSSNRLAEGDIMITPPYLHRKLFWDTDAEFLLLRLEPKLFTSALYESVDADDAQVAPQLKICDPLIQQIGLALKTELEIDGLSDRLYAESMANALAVHLLRHYSTRRREIRSYSGRLPSHKLQQAIDYIQAHLAEDVSLEAIATELGMSQYYFARLFKQSTGYSPYQYVIKRRIERAQELMMQEQHSIANIALKVGFTSQSQFGRHFKHLTGVTPKQFLKK; encoded by the coding sequence ATGAACCAAGACTCTACCAAAAAAAATGCTGTCTTACAGGTTGTGCCGCGATTGCCAATGTTGCGAAGTCAAGACATTGTCTCAGATATTCTTCAGGTTGAACACCATCATCAACCTGCTAATAGGGAGTCTGAGTGTTGCCTTCCGAATTATCTCCTCAGTATTCATCTTGGTCAACCGATTCAGTTAGAACGAACGATAGATGGGCGACGCAGCAGCAATCGTCTGGCTGAAGGTGACATTATGATTACACCTCCCTATCTACATCGCAAACTGTTTTGGGATACTGATGCGGAATTCTTGTTACTTCGCCTTGAACCGAAGCTGTTTACTTCTGCCCTATACGAATCGGTTGATGCAGACGATGCTCAAGTTGCGCCACAGCTTAAGATTTGCGATCCTTTGATCCAGCAAATTGGTTTGGCACTCAAAACCGAACTAGAAATAGACGGGTTAAGCGATCGCCTTTATGCAGAATCGATGGCAAATGCATTAGCTGTTCATCTATTACGGCACTATTCAACTCGAAGGCGAGAAATACGATCTTACTCAGGTCGTTTGCCTAGCCATAAATTGCAACAGGCGATCGACTATATCCAGGCTCATCTAGCTGAAGATGTTTCCTTAGAAGCGATCGCCACAGAACTTGGTATGAGTCAGTATTACTTTGCCCGACTGTTTAAGCAGTCTACAGGTTACTCTCCTTACCAATATGTGATTAAACGTCGGATTGAACGCGCTCAGGAATTAATGATGCAGGAGCAGCACAGTATTGCAAATATTGCCTTGAAAGTTGGTTTTACCAGTCAGAGTCAATTTGGCAGACACTTTAAGCACCTCACTGGAGTTACACCCAAACAATTTCTTAAGAAATAG
- a CDS encoding antibiotic biosynthesis monooxygenase codes for MLTVFKDNPVLAELDIFVTQPDQQWLLIDSLIAYTHDILKQQPGYIANAIHRSLDGLRVVNYVQWQNLATYEAYINNRDIALATKITGFFAPDSHLYDIFMSEPADSQMQITANMGELINFGMFRLKDPANQPRFLEATAEAIRQISGQAGLITTHFHRSLDGARAINYGLWSSQQLYAKMNANPPMAEPLMVMRSLANNEFQMSLHEVVFTESTNS; via the coding sequence ATGCTTACCGTATTCAAGGACAACCCAGTTCTGGCAGAACTAGATATTTTTGTTACCCAGCCCGACCAACAATGGTTATTGATAGATAGTTTGATAGCCTACACTCACGACATCCTTAAACAGCAACCTGGATACATTGCAAATGCAATTCATCGCAGCTTGGATGGGTTGCGTGTTGTCAATTATGTGCAGTGGCAAAATCTAGCTACTTATGAAGCCTATATCAATAACCGCGATATCGCTTTGGCGACTAAGATTACTGGTTTCTTTGCTCCAGACTCTCATCTTTACGACATTTTTATGAGTGAGCCAGCAGACAGTCAGATGCAAATCACAGCGAACATGGGGGAACTCATCAACTTTGGAATGTTTAGATTGAAAGATCCTGCTAATCAGCCCCGCTTTCTAGAAGCGACCGCAGAAGCAATACGGCAAATCTCAGGACAAGCCGGATTAATCACCACACACTTTCATCGAAGTCTTGATGGTGCCCGCGCTATCAATTATGGGCTGTGGAGTTCCCAACAATTGTATGCCAAGATGAACGCGAATCCTCCGATGGCTGAGCCTCTCATGGTGATGCGCTCGCTTGCCAACAATGAGTTTCAAATGTCGCTTCACGAGGTAGTCTTCACCGAATCAACTAACTCATAG
- a CDS encoding antibiotic biosynthesis monooxygenase — protein MVQIDRTNTAIVGLDLYTVAERHQSTLIEAVIQEQIKSWIDNPYFVSASVHRSLDGVRVFTYSQWNPKFDYRSLPRPTVFSEFFPPDSRLLEVTASRSLSAEVEIAEGERVTHLAEFRMMPINQPEMVRRTSAELERAMSNSTGLLSATFHRSLDGTRMFNYGQWESKEAFEAILKQPGFNPEQPYWEGLARNEFHLYNVVHTQTTA, from the coding sequence ATGGTGCAGATTGACCGGACTAATACTGCGATCGTTGGGCTAGACCTGTACACTGTTGCAGAGCGCCATCAGTCAACCTTGATTGAGGCAGTTATCCAAGAGCAAATCAAATCTTGGATTGACAATCCTTACTTCGTATCAGCCAGCGTGCATCGTAGTTTAGATGGAGTGCGAGTTTTTACTTATAGCCAATGGAATCCCAAATTTGATTACCGCAGCTTGCCTCGTCCAACAGTGTTCAGTGAATTCTTCCCGCCTGATTCACGCTTACTGGAAGTAACTGCTAGTCGATCTCTATCGGCAGAAGTTGAAATTGCTGAAGGCGAACGAGTGACGCACCTTGCTGAATTTCGGATGATGCCAATTAATCAACCTGAGATGGTTAGACGAACCTCTGCTGAATTAGAACGTGCGATGAGTAACTCAACGGGGTTACTCTCAGCTACCTTTCATCGAAGTCTAGATGGTACTCGGATGTTTAATTACGGTCAATGGGAGAGCAAGGAAGCGTTTGAAGCAATTCTCAAGCAACCTGGTTTCAACCCAGAGCAACCGTATTGGGAAGGTTTAGCCCGAAACGAATTTCATCTGTACAATGTCGTACACACCCAGACTACAGCCTAA
- a CDS encoding Rieske 2Fe-2S domain-containing protein: MQSMLFGAPWLLAHKSMLVVNQPRKISLYGNDYVMWKDAAGRIHALPNACPHMGAMLSEGWCEAHTDGTSTVVCPFHALPFDSEGCTVLPGTEKKTLPQLKPLELTIQGDFIWSYGGYEPKVPIPAVLNDIADTYYFVGHTADTSVETDLLTMLLNMHDYNHQNGTHQELFRVTNVEFHQFIDNGYHSHAFYDMPTAPYSLAEKLRKLDLFLLPTSIKAHLENYFPSLVIFHGEMPLGKVVQCHIFIPEAENRTRTYILLFGQAKHPAFKLFGRTYLKFGKVVVDQDADILGKIYPNTPQKIKLNNEVGMDWVRRNFQNFPNVVEPNLSK; this comes from the coding sequence ATGCAGTCTATGCTTTTCGGTGCGCCTTGGTTGTTGGCGCACAAGTCGATGTTGGTAGTGAACCAACCTCGGAAGATTTCTCTGTATGGTAATGATTATGTGATGTGGAAAGACGCTGCTGGAAGAATCCATGCCCTGCCCAATGCCTGTCCTCACATGGGAGCAATGTTGTCAGAAGGATGGTGCGAAGCACACACGGATGGTACGAGTACTGTCGTCTGCCCGTTTCATGCCTTGCCGTTTGATTCAGAAGGATGCACCGTTTTGCCGGGAACGGAAAAGAAAACGTTGCCTCAACTGAAACCGTTAGAGTTAACAATTCAAGGAGATTTCATCTGGTCTTACGGCGGATACGAGCCAAAAGTGCCGATTCCCGCAGTCCTGAATGACATTGCAGATACCTACTACTTTGTCGGGCATACCGCAGATACAAGTGTAGAGACCGATTTGCTGACTATGTTGCTGAATATGCACGACTATAATCACCAAAACGGTACTCACCAGGAATTATTCCGAGTTACCAATGTGGAATTTCATCAATTCATTGACAATGGGTATCATTCCCATGCCTTTTATGATATGCCCACCGCCCCTTACAGCTTGGCAGAAAAGCTGAGAAAACTCGATTTATTCCTACTCCCGACAAGCATCAAAGCCCACCTGGAAAACTACTTCCCATCTCTGGTGATTTTTCATGGTGAAATGCCATTAGGTAAAGTAGTCCAGTGTCACATCTTTATCCCAGAAGCCGAGAACCGCACAAGGACTTACATTTTGCTATTTGGTCAAGCTAAGCACCCTGCCTTTAAGCTATTTGGCAGGACATATCTCAAGTTTGGCAAGGTGGTAGTTGATCAAGATGCTGATATTTTGGGTAAAATTTATCCGAATACGCCTCAGAAAATTAAACTCAATAATGAAGTGGGTATGGACTGGGTGCGGCGCAATTTTCAAAATTTTCCAAATGTTGTGGAACCTAATCTTTCAAAGTAG
- a CDS encoding Uma2 family endonuclease: protein MTTAIPSSLTLEEFLKLPETKPASEFIGGRIHQKPMPQGKHSRLQLKFCDAVNAVAETPRIALAFPELRCTFGGRSIVPDASVFLWERIPFEADGEVPNAFEIYPDWTIEILSPEQRATKVISNILHCLKYGTQLGWLIDPDERLILAFIPGQEPVELAGSDRLPIPKFLALDLTVDRVFGWLRVG from the coding sequence ATGACAACAGCGATTCCTTCATCCCTTACCCTCGAAGAATTCCTAAAACTGCCAGAAACTAAACCTGCCAGTGAATTTATTGGCGGTCGAATTCACCAAAAACCGATGCCTCAAGGCAAACACTCTCGCCTACAACTTAAATTTTGTGATGCTGTCAATGCAGTTGCAGAAACTCCACGAATTGCCTTAGCGTTTCCAGAATTACGCTGTACATTTGGTGGGCGCTCGATTGTTCCAGATGCTTCTGTATTCCTTTGGGAACGAATTCCTTTTGAAGCGGATGGCGAAGTACCGAATGCTTTTGAAATTTACCCGGATTGGACGATAGAAATTCTCTCACCCGAACAGAGAGCTACTAAAGTCATTAGTAACATTTTGCACTGCCTTAAATATGGCACTCAGTTAGGATGGTTAATCGATCCAGATGAGCGGTTAATTTTGGCATTTATTCCAGGACAGGAACCTGTCGAGTTAGCAGGAAGCGATCGCCTACCAATCCCAAAATTCCTCGCTTTGGATTTAACCGTTGATCGAGTCTTTGGATGGCTTAGAGTTGGTTGA
- a CDS encoding neutral zinc metallopeptidase, producing the protein MRWEFGRKSSNVEDRRGGGVSGPLVGGGIGTILLAVIVALLGGDPGAVLQQGQEPAPSDRTSSQSPQTQSSAANDRMADFVSVVLADTEDTWGTLFRQNGENYVEPKLVLFSNSVQSACGSASSAVGPFYCPADQKVYIDLSFYQDLKYKLNAPGDFAQAYVIAHEVGHHVQNLMGISSKVRTLQRQASRAEANQLSVRLELQADCFAGIWAHHANRSRQILEEGDVEEALNAASSIGDDRLQSQSKGHVVPDSFTHGSSAQRVRWFKRGIQTGEPAQCNTFAAANP; encoded by the coding sequence ATGCGCTGGGAATTCGGTCGTAAAAGCAGCAACGTTGAGGACAGACGCGGGGGTGGGGTTTCTGGCCCTCTAGTTGGGGGTGGTATTGGGACAATCCTTCTGGCGGTCATTGTTGCTCTCTTGGGGGGCGATCCCGGTGCAGTGTTGCAACAAGGACAAGAACCAGCGCCAAGCGATCGCACTTCTTCCCAGTCTCCTCAAACACAATCATCTGCTGCGAACGATCGCATGGCTGATTTCGTTTCGGTTGTCTTGGCGGATACGGAAGATACATGGGGTACGCTGTTTCGTCAAAACGGAGAGAACTATGTCGAGCCGAAGTTAGTTCTCTTCTCAAATTCGGTACAGTCAGCTTGTGGTTCTGCAAGTTCGGCAGTTGGGCCGTTTTATTGCCCCGCCGATCAAAAAGTTTACATTGACTTAAGTTTCTATCAGGATTTGAAGTATAAGCTCAACGCACCCGGAGACTTTGCCCAAGCGTATGTAATTGCTCACGAGGTTGGGCATCATGTGCAAAACTTAATGGGAATTTCTAGTAAAGTTCGTACATTACAGCGTCAAGCTAGTCGCGCAGAGGCGAATCAACTTTCAGTCAGGTTGGAGTTACAAGCAGACTGTTTTGCTGGCATCTGGGCGCATCATGCGAATCGTTCCCGGCAAATTCTGGAGGAAGGCGACGTTGAAGAGGCGCTGAATGCTGCCAGCAGTATTGGCGATGATCGCTTGCAGAGTCAGTCCAAAGGGCATGTTGTCCCGGATTCTTTTACTCACGGTAGTTCAGCGCAGCGAGTCCGCTGGTTCAAGCGGGGGATTCAGACAGGGGAACCTGCACAATGCAACACCTTTGCAGCAGCAAATCCCTAA
- a CDS encoding HPP family protein codes for MRSYLPKGRNYRTILPQLNYKSIRLRVDNYCLKIRGSKRAVPLEKPDHRHILWSSLGSFIGIAATAYLSVKTGAPLLMAPFGATSVLIFGVPDSPLAQPRNVIGGNFIAALVSLTILHLFGAEPWAMGMAVATAIGMMQFTGTLHPPSGAVALVVMMTKAQWQFLLTPALEGSIILVLCAVVFNNLAQDRTYPKHWF; via the coding sequence ATGAGAAGTTATCTGCCTAAAGGGCGAAATTATCGTACCATTCTGCCTCAGTTAAATTACAAAAGTATTCGTTTGAGAGTAGACAATTACTGCTTAAAAATACGCGGTAGTAAACGTGCAGTTCCTTTAGAGAAACCCGATCATAGGCATATTCTGTGGAGTTCGCTGGGTAGTTTCATCGGCATTGCAGCCACAGCTTATTTATCGGTGAAAACTGGCGCTCCTCTACTAATGGCTCCCTTTGGTGCTACCAGCGTCTTGATTTTTGGTGTACCTGATAGTCCCTTAGCACAACCGCGTAATGTAATCGGCGGTAATTTTATCGCGGCTCTAGTTAGCTTGACGATTTTGCATCTTTTTGGTGCGGAACCCTGGGCGATGGGAATGGCTGTGGCAACTGCTATTGGCATGATGCAGTTCACAGGGACATTGCATCCACCTTCGGGAGCTGTTGCATTAGTCGTAATGATGACGAAGGCACAGTGGCAGTTTCTGCTAACCCCGGCACTTGAAGGTTCTATTATTTTGGTACTCTGTGCAGTAGTTTTTAACAATCTTGCTCAAGACAGGACGTATCCTAAGCACTGGTTTTGA